GAACTGATCAATTTAACTAACTTTATTTATTatatctaattatttttaaatatatatctaAAGTAGTTGTCTTATAAAAAAGTACCTTTTCCCCCTATTTCACAAGTACATAATCAATGAACGTTAATGAAAGGCAGTTCATAAAAACTATCCCTCACAGAATGACACTACAGAAAGGAACAATACATGattccttaaaaaaaaaaaaactgttgtaATAAAGCTTGAATATGCAGTCCTCCACAATCGCGCTCATGCAATAAGCCAAATGTAAAGGTCAACCCCGCAATTGAGAAAGGATGAAATTATACCATGAATATTACTTCCTTCTAAACTTACATGTATACTGCAAACACTCATGCCTCTTTTGTTATCATTTGGCCTCAACCTCATCTGCTCATATTATAACAACGCCGTGTTCGATTGTGAAACACCATCTGTGGAGTTACTTTCACTCAACAGTCGCTCCTCCACCTCCTCGAGTCTTTGCAACCACTTTAGTGCAAGGTCACATCCAGCTGTTGCTGCTATTCGAAATTGTTCTTTTGCCATTTCAACAGGGTTCCCTGCTCGGTGGTCCACATTCTTCGTTGTTCTTTTGGCAGCAGAACCCCTCTTTGAACTAAATTTTGTTAGGCATTCTGGGACTTGAGCACCTAAGAAATAGTACTTTTTAACAATTCAATCAGCATATGTCAACCAAAGTAAAATGTAAAGCTAGTTGTCATTTTCATTGCAATATGTTCCATTTTTACCTTCAATCCGAGTTACACCAGCTAATACATGTTAATATGATAACTTCCTAAAAACTCACTAGCTATGGTGTCAAAGGCAAATTCATGAGAAGGTGCATGTGTATATTTAACCTCTAAGTAGCAGAGATCCATATGCTATAGCTGCTCCAGCATGTCCCTGCGTATATTTACAAGGATAGAAGGTAAATTTGTATACTATAGAAATAAAGTGGCCAAAAATAATGCAAAGATTATACCTTTTTAGTTTTATACTACAGCAGTTGCTTAAAATAATGAGGGATAACCAGACGTCTACTTCATAATTTAGATCATGGATTTTCAAGTTTAACTATatgattttgttcaatttagCTAATGAGGTCAATTAACAAGGTTCACAATTCCCAGTTCCCACAGCATCAGCACTCAGTTATAATGTTCAATCTGAAAAAGTCCTCCTTAAACATTACTGACTAACAATTTGACAATCATGCAATAACCATAGAAGATTCACATGCAATAAACAAAACCACAAATTATAAGAACAAAGAGAAACCTTACTTTCTCCGATGCCCGGTGGAAACACCATAATGCTGAAGAAATGTCTTTCTTCACACAGTCCCCCGTCAAGTATACAGCACCTAGAAGGTAAAGAGCACCTGGATGAAGCTACAATATAAGGAGTTCTAGTAAGGTTTCGAGAGATATCATGAAAGCAGAACATACAAGTGGCTTCTAAAGACTCGTACCTGGTCTACAGCTTTCTCCAAATAATAGAAAGCTTGTTGATCTGATTGGACATAGTCATTCTGTCCAACATAATGATCATGATGTTAGAAACCTAAAGATGTCATTTGCAGAAAGACGTAACAGCTCACTGAGGTGTACTCCTTAAAAGAGTTCCTCaacaaaattattaaagaaacattttaagaaaaatgattCGAACCTCAACTCTTAGGCGACAACCCAATTCATATTGGGCGTCTTTATCGCCCATATCTGCAGCTTCTACTAACAAAGCAGCACCTCTATCATAATAAGGCCATCAGTTTTCACATTCATGTCCATTAGATTATTTAATCTAACATCTAATACAAACAGGATGAGATTACAACCAAAAAAACATTAACATGGAAATAAAGTATAAGAAATCATATACATAATACAAGGATGCTAAcaatcattgaaaattttcacATGCATCAACTTAAGACACTAACATAATTTCAATCAATGTAGTTAACAATGGTGAGAAAAGAACACGCAAAATCTGAATTTTGTGCTCTCATAATTCAATAAAATAACTATTCAAGTAAATAACCAGACTTACATGGCTTTACATGCCCCGGGAACATGGTACTTCAAATGCAATTTGGACAGCCAATACCTAGCATGTGTATTGGAATTATCAGCTTCCAATGCCGACTCAAAATTCTCCTTTGCTGCCTaacaaaaaacattaaaaattagggAAATTAACCCTAAACAGAAAAAGATTTGTTAATAATATTGGTAAAACGATAATGAGAAGAGTTTCCACTTATTGTGAAATACCCTTAGGAGAGGGATGAGGCGTTTATCATTGAGCTCGCAGTAATCAATAACTCTGTCAACTTCTTTCAAAGCACTCCACCCTTTTGCTATTAACTCCATTGCTTTCTTGTTTCTGCTATGCATCTCCctctttaacaaaaaaaaatacaaacccaCAATTGTAAATTTAACGATTCGAATGAAAACGTATTGGGAAAGTGAGAAAtttgaaagagaaaaagagagaaatatgACCGACGTGTGGATTAAACAGAATAAAACTGAAAGTGGCATGTTTGGCTGTTGATTTTGCGAAGAGCTGTCTCAGCATCGTCTCCCTAAGTGACTGAGTTTGTGAAGAAATGGCTTCTATGTGCTctgttttttgttgttgttgttgaaagTGCTCGAATGCAGTTGCAGCATTTCCCGTTTAGGCTTAACTTTTATTGGGCCAGGCTACCACTGATGGATAGTCCATTTCCAAGTGAAACcgattattttgatatttaaacagTGAAAACTGGCCTTATTTTATGGGTTTTttggttaattaagttaaaaattaatatatctataCTTCTATACTGTACTTTAAACATATGATAAGGTTAATATCacgaattaattaaatataaattcagttaaaaattagttaaatggtaaaatttttacaaagtaaattatattatgaatagggtatttttattttttattatatttttatataaaatcaataaaaactcatatatatattaggACTTgaacatatgatattatgatttttaaatattcaacATCACAACTTTGAccctttttttttggtaaaataaggCTTATTTAAAAACTAGCTAGTACATCCAATTGTTGGGATAAACAAATATTGTGATATCTTTTaatataattgaataaatttatcgTGAACgtgtcataatttaatttgaatgaaTATCTCTATAAATGttaaactttttactgaggtaagtGTCACGAATCAATTGAGCATCAACTCAATTGAGTAATAATGAAAATACTCTTACTTTTATAAagtaaattgtattattttaatggtgtttttgtcactttatatatttcatgtacacaaataaaaataaaaatgcacaTAATAGAGTTTGAATCGAAACTTTTATAATTATTAACATTTGTATTTTACGATTCATCCAAAACCTTATTTATTAATcgtatcaatttttttataatta
The genomic region above belongs to Gossypium hirsutum isolate 1008001.06 chromosome D05, Gossypium_hirsutum_v2.1, whole genome shotgun sequence and contains:
- the LOC107907344 gene encoding uncharacterized protein isoform X2: MPLSVLFCLIHTSREMHSRNKKAMELIAKGWSALKEVDRVIDYCELNDKRLIPLLRAAKENFESALEADNSNTHARYWLSKLHLKYHVPGACKAIGAALLVEAADMGDKDAQYELGCRLRVENDYVQSDQQAFYYLEKAVDQLHPGALYLLGAVYLTGDCVKKDISSALWCFHRASEKGHAGAAIAYGSLLLRGAQVPECLTKFSSKRGSAAKRTTKNVDHRAGNPVEMAKEQFRIAATAGCDLALKWLQRLEEVEERLLSESNSTDGVSQSNTALL
- the LOC107907344 gene encoding uncharacterized protein isoform X1 gives rise to the protein MLRQLFAKSTAKHATFSFILFNPHREMHSRNKKAMELIAKGWSALKEVDRVIDYCELNDKRLIPLLRAAKENFESALEADNSNTHARYWLSKLHLKYHVPGACKAIGAALLVEAADMGDKDAQYELGCRLRVENDYVQSDQQAFYYLEKAVDQLHPGALYLLGAVYLTGDCVKKDISSALWCFHRASEKGHAGAAIAYGSLLLRGAQVPECLTKFSSKRGSAAKRTTKNVDHRAGNPVEMAKEQFRIAATAGCDLALKWLQRLEEVEERLLSESNSTDGVSQSNTALL